A genomic segment from Candidatus Deferrimicrobiaceae bacterium encodes:
- a CDS encoding manganese efflux pump MntP family protein: AADPSGDRPLAPASLRFFTILNGMPQSRALLARRIDALGASSYLRDGTLGTVSVRQTFRLSWHFGFFQFLMPVVGWMAGLSVERFLSGYDHWLAFSLLVGLGGKMIYEALKGEERENAGRDPTRGASLVVLSVATSVDALAVGLSLGVLRVGIWYPAVVIGLVACALTAAGVHLGRRIGEAAGRRMEIAGGAILVGIGVRILVGHLSG, translated from the coding sequence GGCTGCCGACCCTTCCGGGGACAGGCCCCTCGCTCCCGCTTCGTTGCGCTTCTTCACCATACTCAACGGTATGCCTCAGTCGCGCGCCTTGCTGGCGCGGCGCATCGACGCTCTCGGTGCGTCAAGCTATTTACGAGACGGTACACTGGGGACGGTTTCCGTCCGCCAGACCTTCCGTCTTTCCTGGCACTTCGGGTTTTTCCAGTTCCTGATGCCCGTCGTCGGCTGGATGGCGGGACTATCCGTCGAACGGTTCCTCTCCGGGTACGACCACTGGCTCGCCTTCAGCCTCCTCGTGGGTCTCGGCGGGAAGATGATCTACGAGGCGCTCAAAGGGGAAGAAAGGGAGAACGCCGGACGGGACCCGACGCGCGGCGCTTCGCTGGTCGTCCTCTCGGTGGCCACAAGCGTGGACGCCCTGGCGGTCGGTTTGAGCCTGGGCGTGCTCCGCGTCGGGATCTGGTACCCCGCGGTGGTGATCGGCCTCGTCGCCTGCGCGCTGACCGCCGCGGGAGTGCACCTGGGGCGCCGCATCGGGGAAGCGGCCGGGAGGCGGATGGAAATCGCCGGCGGGGCGATCCTGGTCGGAATCGGCGTCAG